Proteins from a genomic interval of Lolium perenne isolate Kyuss_39 chromosome 1, Kyuss_2.0, whole genome shotgun sequence:
- the LOC127316340 gene encoding uncharacterized protein, producing MGLWTVLQGFLLIANAFAILNEDRFLTPRGWSFADVGGAHGANTFKGQIIGLIYATQYMRLPLILLNGITIVVKFVSF from the coding sequence ATGGGGCTGTGGACAGTTCTTCAGGGTTTCCTACTAATAGCCAACGCTTTTGCCATATTGAATGAAGACCGTTTTCTTACTCCCAGAGGATGGAGCTTCGCTGATGTTGGAGGCGCCCATGGAGCAAACACCTTCAAAGGACAGATCATTGGCCTCATCTACGCGACTCAATACATGAGACTTCCCTTGATCCTTCTTAACGGAATCACCATAGTTGTCAAGTTCGTTTCATTCTGA